From Pseudonocardia autotrophica, one genomic window encodes:
- a CDS encoding phage tail protein: MPITIVGATSAAVDVQPTITVNVPTGLAAGDVLLGVQHYSYSGSTNHSAATGFTQAAVDVSQPADATAPRIVVYTRVVTNPGAEPASYTFGASTNANNVLFLIAVRGVDTTSIFADSFAAQGTPNATSHTLPTRTLTTNNCLFVGVFTSQYYNTSQNTAWTAPALMSAVIQRSAIFNNGLVAAETRNTGATGTRVATVSNSGSAGKVASFALREAVATDIPVPVSDGLTVTEAASQQVTVQAADTTTISESVAVGIPIDRDDTLTVTEAAFADADTAPQETTTTTELVAFDASLGVSDSGTVTESPHVEASFTVADVPFGVADDVTIINVAADAAAVDETLHIDAQLVVGDSWTLSEGAVVQERYGDLLASIWAVNPGTGALHALPDFTELNLAPTRNGPGTIGLTYPKAGVNAHLLAAAVAADRDLEVEIWTTGSPLGARRGYLQEAAGDDVAEEDELWQFAGGFAELRMAEARVWPQPLVGEISLGDNVSVKQTDVTGPQWTRLVGPLGFVPTEGGEDGPTLSVPQKVLDAVKANAADIPVLADPKRELVLAAASPGDAMHLLLAQARSRGALTDITTSFTGTHDSSGVAWTQQVSARVSPGATYESVLNMLASLGRVEWSVTWTGTQQCLNLYRAEGRGVDRTVGLRPVVLRASRNIAEAPRKWSIRSSSTAMGAVGAEGVYADTNSLDAQSRRGRRIEGWTSSQNLTTEDAVLAYAQRRLGSEKDGTLEVTHGLALVPGEPRPVVAFDIGDWVYSQTATDLERYRVVEWSLTVNAERQMTATVTLNDAFVDEVVRQRQQLDAISSGEVVTGTSEPGESHTGFPMPPTGLVISSGAFNTGIDAYAVVNLGWLAPTINTNGTALTDLQGFRVEWTEEANWEAWRFAADVGAQATSAQWTTAVNLPIRYRVRAYNRSGRSSEWATGSTVHTTESDTDPPGVPSAPVGGGSLGLIDFRWDGLTEDGADMLQAYPDFKWVELHISTSSMFTPDESTLADHIFGKGTYTYSQLPDGTSLNYETTYFCRLVAVDRLDNASDPSGQGSAVPGQVLSPDIFDGAVGSVKLADAAVVTAKIANLAVTDAKIQNLSVGKLTAGILEASMIIGTGKIATGTTGARSEMDSAGFRLYNSAGAMTVQMSSANGSAMISGEYRTSLTTGLRLVFNPNGTQPDEIRFYPASTNQYGRIKTLTSVSPVHPNQAGLVMKAFSPRGDQQSGEVAVFPNYARLAFSNEIEQGTVSSTVITEIHQAGIGGPRVHVTCAPYSSQGDSGIIRLGATDNANVFIQRAVFSIFGSGSNRDGNVKAGCVNRFSYIQYDTGALSVINDTTWINIGANTFVTNSERRAKTDIEAEPFDPIGVISAADWYRYKKRGTLVPGRANPDQLGLMVDEMPDEVLVYNEDQDSWGIDIYGALAVLWGGTRRHIVEIDNLRRELAELRAHVAGRPKLVAA, from the coding sequence CAACGTGCCGACAGGGCTGGCAGCCGGCGACGTCCTGCTCGGGGTGCAGCACTACTCCTACAGCGGCAGCACCAACCACTCCGCCGCCACCGGGTTCACTCAGGCTGCGGTCGACGTGTCCCAGCCTGCGGACGCGACCGCCCCTCGGATCGTGGTGTACACCCGCGTTGTCACCAACCCGGGTGCTGAGCCGGCGAGTTACACGTTCGGGGCGTCGACGAACGCGAACAACGTTCTGTTCCTGATCGCCGTCCGCGGGGTGGACACCACAAGCATCTTTGCGGACTCGTTCGCCGCGCAGGGAACACCCAACGCCACCAGCCACACGCTGCCCACGCGGACGTTGACGACGAACAACTGCCTCTTCGTGGGCGTGTTCACGTCGCAGTACTACAACACGTCGCAGAACACGGCCTGGACTGCGCCCGCTCTGATGTCGGCGGTCATCCAACGCTCCGCGATTTTCAACAACGGGCTCGTCGCCGCGGAAACCCGCAATACTGGTGCGACCGGTACTCGCGTTGCGACCGTGTCGAACTCCGGTTCTGCCGGCAAGGTTGCGTCGTTCGCGCTCCGCGAAGCAGTCGCCACCGACATCCCGGTACCGGTGTCGGATGGGCTCACCGTCACCGAGGCCGCATCCCAGCAGGTCACTGTCCAGGCGGCGGACACGACCACGATCTCCGAGTCGGTGGCGGTGGGGATCCCCATCGACCGCGACGACACGCTCACGGTCACTGAGGCTGCGTTCGCGGACGCTGACACGGCCCCGCAGGAAACGACCACCACCACCGAGCTGGTGGCGTTCGACGCCTCCCTGGGCGTGTCGGACAGTGGCACCGTTACTGAGTCCCCGCACGTCGAGGCGTCGTTCACCGTCGCCGACGTCCCGTTCGGTGTCGCCGATGACGTCACGATCATCAACGTCGCCGCCGATGCCGCCGCCGTCGACGAAACCCTGCACATCGACGCGCAGCTCGTAGTCGGGGACTCGTGGACCTTGTCCGAAGGCGCGGTCGTCCAGGAACGCTACGGCGATCTCCTCGCCTCCATCTGGGCGGTCAACCCGGGCACCGGTGCGCTCCACGCCCTCCCCGACTTCACTGAGCTGAACCTCGCCCCGACTAGGAACGGGCCCGGCACGATCGGGCTCACCTACCCGAAGGCTGGTGTCAACGCGCACCTGCTCGCTGCTGCGGTCGCCGCGGACCGTGACCTTGAGGTCGAGATTTGGACGACCGGGTCACCGTTGGGTGCGCGGCGCGGCTACCTGCAGGAAGCCGCCGGTGATGATGTCGCCGAAGAGGATGAGCTGTGGCAGTTCGCCGGCGGTTTCGCTGAGCTGCGTATGGCTGAGGCGCGGGTGTGGCCGCAGCCGTTGGTCGGTGAGATCAGCCTCGGCGACAACGTGTCTGTCAAGCAGACTGACGTCACCGGCCCGCAGTGGACGCGACTGGTGGGGCCGCTCGGGTTCGTTCCCACCGAGGGCGGCGAGGACGGCCCGACCCTGTCGGTGCCGCAGAAGGTGCTGGACGCGGTCAAGGCGAACGCCGCCGACATCCCCGTCCTGGCTGACCCGAAGCGGGAACTCGTCCTGGCCGCCGCGTCCCCCGGTGACGCGATGCATCTGTTGCTGGCGCAGGCCAGGTCGCGGGGCGCGCTCACCGATATCACGACGAGCTTCACCGGCACCCACGACTCCAGCGGGGTGGCGTGGACGCAGCAGGTGTCGGCGCGGGTGTCGCCGGGCGCCACCTACGAGTCCGTCCTGAACATGCTCGCCTCGTTGGGCCGGGTGGAGTGGTCTGTCACCTGGACCGGGACGCAGCAGTGCCTGAACCTGTATCGGGCCGAAGGCCGCGGCGTGGACCGCACCGTCGGGCTACGGCCGGTGGTGCTGCGCGCATCCCGCAACATCGCTGAGGCCCCCCGGAAGTGGTCGATCCGGTCGTCGTCGACGGCGATGGGCGCTGTCGGCGCGGAGGGCGTGTACGCGGACACCAACAGCTTGGATGCGCAGTCCCGGCGCGGTCGCCGGATCGAGGGGTGGACGTCGTCGCAGAACCTCACCACCGAGGACGCCGTGTTGGCGTACGCGCAGCGCCGGCTCGGCAGCGAGAAGGACGGGACTCTCGAAGTCACCCACGGTCTCGCCCTGGTGCCTGGCGAGCCGCGCCCGGTGGTGGCGTTCGATATCGGCGACTGGGTGTACTCGCAGACCGCAACCGACCTGGAACGCTACCGGGTCGTGGAGTGGTCACTGACGGTCAACGCCGAACGGCAGATGACCGCCACCGTCACGTTGAACGACGCGTTCGTCGACGAGGTAGTGCGCCAGCGCCAGCAGTTGGACGCGATCTCCTCCGGTGAGGTTGTCACGGGCACGTCGGAGCCTGGTGAGTCGCACACGGGGTTCCCGATGCCCCCGACCGGGCTGGTCATCTCGTCGGGGGCCTTCAACACCGGTATCGACGCGTATGCGGTCGTCAATCTGGGGTGGCTCGCTCCGACGATCAACACGAACGGGACGGCGCTCACGGACCTGCAGGGGTTCCGGGTGGAGTGGACGGAGGAGGCGAACTGGGAGGCGTGGCGGTTCGCCGCTGATGTGGGTGCGCAGGCCACGTCGGCGCAGTGGACGACGGCGGTGAATCTGCCGATCCGGTATCGGGTGCGCGCCTACAACCGGTCCGGTCGGTCGTCGGAGTGGGCGACCGGTTCGACGGTGCATACGACGGAGTCGGACACGGACCCGCCGGGTGTGCCGTCTGCGCCGGTGGGTGGCGGCAGCCTGGGGTTGATCGATTTCAGGTGGGATGGTCTCACCGAAGATGGCGCGGACATGTTGCAGGCGTACCCGGATTTCAAGTGGGTCGAGCTGCATATCAGCACGTCGAGCATGTTCACGCCGGATGAGTCGACGCTGGCCGATCACATCTTCGGCAAGGGCACCTACACCTATTCGCAGTTGCCGGACGGTACGTCCCTGAACTATGAGACGACGTACTTCTGTCGTCTGGTGGCGGTGGACCGGCTGGACAACGCGTCGGATCCGTCGGGGCAGGGGTCGGCGGTGCCGGGGCAGGTGTTGTCCCCGGACATCTTCGACGGTGCGGTCGGGTCGGTGAAGCTGGCTGACGCCGCAGTGGTGACAGCGAAGATCGCGAACCTCGCGGTGACCGACGCGAAGATCCAGAACTTGTCGGTGGGGAAGCTGACCGCTGGCATTCTCGAAGCCTCCATGATCATCGGCACCGGGAAGATCGCCACCGGCACCACCGGGGCCCGCTCCGAGATGGACTCCGCAGGGTTCCGGCTCTACAACTCGGCCGGGGCAATGACCGTCCAGATGTCGTCGGCGAACGGCTCCGCGATGATCTCCGGCGAGTACCGGACCAGCCTCACGACAGGGCTGCGGCTGGTGTTCAACCCCAACGGCACACAGCCCGACGAGATCCGCTTCTACCCGGCGTCCACGAACCAGTACGGGCGCATCAAGACCCTCACATCGGTCTCGCCCGTGCACCCGAACCAGGCCGGCCTAGTCATGAAAGCGTTCTCACCCCGCGGTGACCAGCAGTCGGGTGAAGTCGCCGTGTTCCCGAACTATGCGCGGCTCGCGTTCTCCAACGAGATCGAGCAAGGCACTGTGTCCTCGACAGTCATCACAGAGATCCATCAGGCAGGTATCGGCGGCCCCCGAGTGCACGTCACCTGCGCCCCATACAGCAGCCAGGGCGACTCTGGGATCATCCGGCTCGGCGCCACCGACAACGCGAACGTGTTCATCCAGCGTGCCGTGTTCTCGATCTTCGGGTCGGGATCGAACAGGGACGGCAACGTCAAGGCCGGATGCGTCAACCGCTTCTCCTACATCCAGTACGACACAGGTGCGCTGTCGGTGATCAACGACACCACTTGGATCAACATCGGTGCCAACACGTTCGTCACGAACTCCGAGCGGAGAGCGAAGACTGACATCGAAGCTGAACCGTTCGACCCGATCGGGGTCATCAGCGCCGCTGACTGGTACCGCTACAAGAAGCGGGGGACCCTCGTTCCTGGTCGGGCCAACCCTGACCAGCTCGGTTTGATGGTCGACGAAATGCCTGACGAGGTCCTCGTCTACAACGAGGACCAGGACTCGTGGGGCATTGACATCTACGGGGCCCTGGCGGTTCTGTGGGGCGGC